The Sebastes umbrosus isolate fSebUmb1 chromosome 19, fSebUmb1.pri, whole genome shotgun sequence genome has a segment encoding these proteins:
- the ankra2 gene encoding ankyrin repeat family A protein 2 isoform X2, with amino-acid sequence MDNVTMSTSGGSSAEDMEGICMMPDLSAIKTEQSVGASPDDTGTQNVAMGIKFILPNRFDMNVCSRFVKSLNEEDSKNIQDQVNSDLEVASVLFKAECNIQTSPSPGIQVRHVYTPSTTKHFSPIKQSTTLTNKHRGNEVSSTPLLVHSLSIHQLAAQGEMVFLASRIEQETVINLQDEEGFTPLMWAAAHGQIAVVEFLLQNGADPNLLAKGRESALSLACSKGYTDIVKMLIDCGVDVNEYDWNGGAPLLYAVHGNHVRCVEILLESGADPTIESDSGFNAMDMAVAMGHRNVQQVMEAHLLKLLMGIRE; translated from the exons ATGGACAACGTTACCATGTCAACCTCAGGTGGGTCATCAGCAGAGGACATGGAGGGGATCTGCATGATGCCGGATCTGAGTGCCATCAAGACGGAGCAGTCGGTGGGTGCGAGCCCAGACGACACGGGCACCCAAAACGTAGCCATGGGCATCAAGTTCATCCTGCCCAACCGCTTCGACATGAACGTGTGCTCCAGATTCGTCAAGTCGCTCAACGAGGAGGACAGCAAGAACATCCAGGACCAGGTCAACTCTGATCTGGAGGTTGCTTCTGTGTTATTTAAAG cGGAGTGCAACATCCAGACATCCCCTTCCCCGGGTATACAAGTGCGTCATGTTTACACGCCATCCACCACCAAACATTTCTCCCCCATCAAACAGTCCACCACACTCACCAATAAACACCGTGGCAATGAGGTTTCCTCCACGCCTCTTTTGGTGCATT CTTTGTCCATTCATCAGCTTGCAGCTCAGGGTGAAATGGTGTTTCTGGCCAGCAGGATTGAACAAG AGACTGTAATCAACCTCCAAGATGAGGAAGGCTTTACCCCCCTGATGTGGGCAGCTGCACATGGACAAATCGCTGTTGTCGAGTTTCTGCTCCAAAAC GGTGCTGACCCCAACCTCCTGGCCAAAGGGAGGGAGAGTGCATTGTCGTTGGCCTGCAGTAAGGGATACACTGATATTGTGAAGATGCTCATTGACTGTGGTGTTGATGTCAATGAATATGACTGG AATGGAGGAGCCCCCCTGCTGTACGCCGTCCATGGGAACCATGTGCGCTGTGTCGAAATCTTGTTAG AGAGCGGTGCTGATCCTACCATTGAGTCAGATTCTGGATTCAATGCAATGGACATGGCCGTGGCTATGGGCCACCGGAATG TTCAACAGGTGATGGAGGCACACTTACTGAAGTTACTGATGGGAATCAGAGAATGA
- the ankra2 gene encoding ankyrin repeat family A protein 2 isoform X1, whose protein sequence is MRRNITTPNAERRALRWLQFNLSVTAWKERMDNVTMSTSGGSSAEDMEGICMMPDLSAIKTEQSVGASPDDTGTQNVAMGIKFILPNRFDMNVCSRFVKSLNEEDSKNIQDQVNSDLEVASVLFKAECNIQTSPSPGIQVRHVYTPSTTKHFSPIKQSTTLTNKHRGNEVSSTPLLVHSLSIHQLAAQGEMVFLASRIEQETVINLQDEEGFTPLMWAAAHGQIAVVEFLLQNGADPNLLAKGRESALSLACSKGYTDIVKMLIDCGVDVNEYDWNGGAPLLYAVHGNHVRCVEILLESGADPTIESDSGFNAMDMAVAMGHRNVQQVMEAHLLKLLMGIRE, encoded by the exons ATGCGTAGAAATATCACAACACCGAATGCAGAGCG GCGTGCTTTAAGGTGGCTTCAGTTTAACCTCAGTGTGACAGCTTGGAAAGAGAGAATGGACAACGTTACCATGTCAACCTCAGGTGGGTCATCAGCAGAGGACATGGAGGGGATCTGCATGATGCCGGATCTGAGTGCCATCAAGACGGAGCAGTCGGTGGGTGCGAGCCCAGACGACACGGGCACCCAAAACGTAGCCATGGGCATCAAGTTCATCCTGCCCAACCGCTTCGACATGAACGTGTGCTCCAGATTCGTCAAGTCGCTCAACGAGGAGGACAGCAAGAACATCCAGGACCAGGTCAACTCTGATCTGGAGGTTGCTTCTGTGTTATTTAAAG cGGAGTGCAACATCCAGACATCCCCTTCCCCGGGTATACAAGTGCGTCATGTTTACACGCCATCCACCACCAAACATTTCTCCCCCATCAAACAGTCCACCACACTCACCAATAAACACCGTGGCAATGAGGTTTCCTCCACGCCTCTTTTGGTGCATT CTTTGTCCATTCATCAGCTTGCAGCTCAGGGTGAAATGGTGTTTCTGGCCAGCAGGATTGAACAAG AGACTGTAATCAACCTCCAAGATGAGGAAGGCTTTACCCCCCTGATGTGGGCAGCTGCACATGGACAAATCGCTGTTGTCGAGTTTCTGCTCCAAAAC GGTGCTGACCCCAACCTCCTGGCCAAAGGGAGGGAGAGTGCATTGTCGTTGGCCTGCAGTAAGGGATACACTGATATTGTGAAGATGCTCATTGACTGTGGTGTTGATGTCAATGAATATGACTGG AATGGAGGAGCCCCCCTGCTGTACGCCGTCCATGGGAACCATGTGCGCTGTGTCGAAATCTTGTTAG AGAGCGGTGCTGATCCTACCATTGAGTCAGATTCTGGATTCAATGCAATGGACATGGCCGTGGCTATGGGCCACCGGAATG TTCAACAGGTGATGGAGGCACACTTACTGAAGTTACTGATGGGAATCAGAGAATGA